AAAAAAGAGCCATGTCTAAAAACTTCGTCAGATCCAGCCCCGGATTCGACGAATATTTTCGTATGATCCGGGATATCTGCTCCATAGAACCTGTGTACTTGTATTCGGCTTGTCTCTCCGCCAACTGGCACATGTCCTCCATGTGTCTTTTGGTCATTCTGCGATTTCGGCCAACTTTTTCCAGAGGTCGGTCCACTCTTCTTGTGATATACGCCAGCCTTCCGTCAGGCATGGGGATAAGCCCGTGAGGGACCGTCCGGATTCCCGCAAGAGCGGCAAGGTGCATCGTCATGTCCTCTATCTCGGGAAGAAAAGGGTATTCCTGAACGGGGGGCTTTAGAATGAACGACCCCCAAAGACCAACGACGGTCAACCTTCCTGATCCTTGCCCCTCCTTTTCCAGGTGAAGAGAGAGCTTGGTCTGGACTCCAGGAACGGTTATGCTTGCCCTGACTGCTTTCTCTGCAAGCTCCTCCAGATACTCATTCGTATAGGGGAGTTCGGGAGGATGCTGGATCCCGAACAGCTTTCCTGAGCAGGATCTGTGGAAGAAGCGCTCCCCGGCATCAAGGGGTTCGTAACAAAAGCCGCAGATGCTCTTCATTCTGCCTCTTCCTCCAGCGGAAGTACTGAAACCGCCCCGATGCAATCCTTGCAGGAGACCAGCAGAAGCCCCATTCTGTCACGGGAATTCACCTTCCAGGTCCTCTCCACCACATCCAGAAGCCACCCCTCGGGGATCAGGCCGTCAAAGAACGGGTGCAGGGTTCGCGAGAAGTGTGGTTCCTCCTGCAGGGGAAGCGTAAGGCTTATCGCGATCGGGCTCTCTTCCGTGAGGTATCCGGGGTTGT
This window of the Candidatus Oleimmundimicrobium sp. genome carries:
- a CDS encoding HipA N-terminal domain-containing protein, whose product is MKRRAAISIFDRPAGVLSEDEDGYRFSYNPGYLTEESPIAISLTLPLQEEPHFSRTLHPFFDGLIPEGWLLDVVERTWKVNSRDRMGLLLVSCKDCIGAVSVLPLEEEAE
- a CDS encoding HipA domain-containing protein codes for the protein MKSICGFCYEPLDAGERFFHRSCSGKLFGIQHPPELPYTNEYLEELAEKAVRASITVPGVQTKLSLHLEKEGQGSGRLTVVGLWGSFILKPPVQEYPFLPEIEDMTMHLAALAGIRTVPHGLIPMPDGRLAYITRRVDRPLEKVGRNRRMTKRHMEDMCQLAERQAEYKYTGSMEQISRIIRKYSSNPGLDLTKFLDMALF